ACACGGTGTGTCCGGGTCAACAGCTGACCCAGCTGTGGAGTGCGCCCCTGGAGCCGGACAGTTTGAAGTTAGTGATTTGACAGGTGTTCTGGGCTTTCGAAAGATGAAAGCCATGGCCAGACAGCAGCGTTCGCACAGCATCGAGTTTAAGCGGCAGGTGGTGCAGGAGTACATTGCTGGGGAGACCCTTTATGGGCTCGCCAAGCGGCACGATCTCTCGCGCCAGCTGATCCGCGTTTGGGTTGAGAAGTATGAAGCCGGCGGCTTGGACGCGGATGCCCAGGCTGCTGACCTCCTGCATGAATACGAAACCAAGATCGTGGCGTTGGAGCGCATGGTTGGCCGCCAGGCTCTGGAAATCGA
The DNA window shown above is from Candidatus Saccharimonadia bacterium and carries:
- a CDS encoding transposase — translated: MARQQRSHSIEFKRQVVQEYIAGETLYGLAKRHDLSRQLIRVWVEKYEAGGLDADAQAADLLHEYETKIVALERMVGRQALEIEFLKGALKNAPRPRSATTSVIAGPTASPSQKDAG